The Pongo pygmaeus isolate AG05252 chromosome 18, NHGRI_mPonPyg2-v2.0_pri, whole genome shotgun sequence DNA window GTGGGTTCCGCCTAGCCTTCCAGGGCCGACCCCTGCGCCGGGCTCGCGGCTGGCAACGCCCGCTGGGCCCCGGGTGGGGTTCCAGGGAGGCCGGGGCGGATCGCGGCGCCCGGACCGCCGAACCCTGCCCAGCCCCAAGAGAGCGCGGGTGCAGCCGGAGCCGGCCTCCCCGGCAGCCGCCAGGCCTGGCTGTCCCCTCCCGCGGGCGCGCGGGTTCCGGAGTTGGCGGCACCGGGGAAGCCTCTCTCGGGCGCGGCTCTCCGGAGAGGAACAAAGGCGGCGCCCTGGCCGCGCTGCTACCGCCGCGCCCGCAAGGTCAGCGCGCCCGCCCAGAGCCCGGGACCGCGGCCCGTGCCCCGCCGCTCACCTGCAGCCCCCGCTGCGCGCTCCGCCGGCCCGGCCCTGACCCACTTTCCGCCCCGGAGCGAGACGTAAACAATCCCCGCCCCCTGCGCCCATTGGCTCCGGCGGCGAGGGGCGGGCACACGTGTCTCGGAGCTCCGGAAGAGGGGGCGGGAGTCGGGTGACAAAGCTATTGCCGAGAGGTTTCAGGAACTGTCAATCCTAATCCAACGTTCCTATTGGTCAGTTCCCAAGCGGTTGGAGACAAAGCCCGCGCGCACATTGGACCCGGGCGGGAGGCGGTACCGCAGGTCGCGTTGACCCGAAAGTAGGTCCGTGTCATCTTCTGCGCCGGAACCTGCGGGACCGGGTCGAGAGCTCCTTCGGCAATCTGATTGGCTGGGACAGCAGGACTAGGCCTGTCAAGAAGAGCCAGGGGCGGGCACACACTGCCCATTGGTTGGAAGGCCCTTCGCTCTAGCCGGGAGGCTGACCGCCCGCGGGCGTATGCGCACTGCAGCCGAAAGCTCCTGGAGGCGGCGGGATGGAGGGGGCGGCCGGTGAGTGGCGGTCCAGGGTGCGGAGCCGGGCCAGGGCCTCGCTTGGGGCCCCGCCGCGTCCCTTCCCGGGGCGGCCTCGCTGCGTCGCGCGCCTCCGGTGCGACCATCACCGGCCGGCGTGGCCGGGCCGGGCCAGAGGCCGCGGCGCGGGCATTTTCTAAACAGGGTCGTTTCGCGCGTGCTCCTGCTTCGATGTGGAAGCTCCGTGACCTCGGAGGACCTGAGTCGTGGAGTTGGGGGAGCTTTTAAAGGAAACTTTGTTGAGCACCGCGTTGTAGGCGGGCGCGGTGGCGCCTCTGGGCCCCGCTATCCTGGAGGTCGCGGTCGCAACTGCACCGCAGCCCGGgcaagagcgagaccctgtctctaaataaatcaCACGCGCCCAGTCATGAAAGTAAGACGGACGCCAGAATCTCACAtgcttttaagttctttgtggaaGTGGCGCTCTCAGTGTTCAGAAAAGTGTAAGTTGCGCGGGGCAGAATTCACACCAGTGGGGACGATCCGTTCGCCAGATCAGCGCCGTGGgccctcctgagtagtgggagcCGCATTTATCTTCTAAGAGACCTCCAGTCCGGTACCAAAAGGAGGACATTCCTCGGACGGCAAGGTCTTGTAGCACAACTCTGAGAGATTAGAAACCCAGTGCTggagtcttttgtttgtttgtttttgagacggagtctcgccctgtcacccaggctggaatgcagtggcgcgatctcggctcactgcaagctccgcctcccgggttcacgccattctcctgcctcagcctcccgagtagctgggactacaggcgcccgccaccacgcccggctaattttttgtatttttagtagagacggggtttcaccgtgttagccaggatggtctcgatctcctgacctcgtgatctgcccgtctcagcttcccaaagtgctgggattacaggcgtgagccaccgcgcctggcccagtgcTGGAGTCTTTTTCCAGAGGAGAAGCCTGGAAAAGCCTGTCCTTATTATCAGGACGGATTTACTACAAAGTAAGGATATTACTGAGATtgatagaaactttttttttttttttgagacagggtcttaactGTCGCCAaggctgaattgcagtggcacgatcataactcactgcagccttgacctcctgggctcaagccaccctcccacctcagcctcctgagcacctgGGACCACAGGATgcaccaccccgcctggctaagtttttaatgTGTAGACATGGGGTCTGAATGCGTTATTGAGAGTGGTGTGGAACTCCTCCTGGACCGAAGTGATGCTTCCACTTTGGCCGCtcaagagtgctgggattaccggcgtgatccactgcacctagtccaagctttcatttttttgtggggggagaCGGAgactcactccgttgcccaggctggagtgcagtggcacaatctcgatgacggctcactgcaacctccacctcccaggttcaagcagttctcctgcctcagcctgccaaatagctgggataacaggcacatgccaccatgcctggctaatttttttgtatttttagtagagacagggtttcgccatgttggccaggctggtctcgaactcctgacctcaggtgatccaccacttcagcctcccaaagtgcgggattacaggcatgagacaccgcgcctggccccaggcTTTCTTTAAACGAGGaatatatgcacataaaaattcagaaggcctaggctgggcaaggtggctcatgcctgtaatcccagcactttgggaggccaaggcgggcagatcacttgaggtcagatttgagaccagcatggccaacatagcgaaacagtctctactaaaaaaaaaaaaaattaactgggcatggtggcgcatgcctgtggtcccagctactctggaagctgaggcttgggaggctgaggcacgagaattgcttgaacccaggaggcggaggttgcagtgagccgagattgcgccactgcactccagcctgggcgacagaatgagactcccactcaaaaatataaatttactgtaaaaatatatttgccCAGCGCGTGGAATGATCTGGGTTTCGTAACCCATAAGGCTGACCAGGACTCATTGTCCATGGAGAGCACCCTCGCCTTCCACGGGGAGATGGTGCTTAGCCTCCTTCCTGCACTTCCAGCCCCACTGCTCCACCCGGCAGGCTCATGCTGACTGTGCTTTGCTGAGAATCTGCTTAGGAGCTGCCTCAGTTTGCTGAGAAGTGAAATGTTCTTGGGGGAACCCTCAAGGTTGTTGTCCCAGTTCCCTGACACTAGGGCCTGCGTTTAGCATGGTGCTCAGCCCAACACACCAGACAGGCACTGTTCCCACCTCTGCCAATGAGGAAAGCCCCTGGGGGTTAACACTGCCGCTGGTGCCAGCACTGATGGCAGCATGGCAGTCAGGACCCAGGCCTGACAGCGTCCCCGGCAGCTACAGAAGTGCATGCTCCCTCTCTGCACAGGTCACTTCCAGTACCTCTTGGTGTTGAAGTGATTTAAGTCAGAACCCCTTTTATTGCCCCAGGGGTGACCGCGAGGCCGTGGTCTCGGGGCTTTGTGTTTGCAGGagtgtggggctggggctgccttTTCCGCGTCCCCTGGAGGAGACCTCAGGCAGCCTCTGTAGGTCTGAGGACCTGGCTGCATGCCAGCTTCTCCTGGGAGGCTTTGGACTTGGGAGCCTTTGAACCTGCCCTTGAGAGGCGGATCAGGAGGGGGCAGGTTTTACGCGTCGTGTGTTCAGTCCTTCACATGCACCCTCCAAGGACCTGTCAGGGATGGAGCAGCTTGCTGGAGACAAGGGGCATGACCTCAGCGGTGGCGCTGAGGTGAGAATGCAGGGGTTTTGTCAAGGTATCTGCACACAGCAGCCCGTGCCGCGTGGGAGGGACAGGATGGGACCCTGGAAGGAAGAGGAGCTGGGGCTGTGCCGGAAGCAGCCGGCTGCCCTCACCTACCGCACATTGCAGGGTCCGAGAGCCGGGGACGCTGGTGTGCGACAACGCGTGGTTGTTGCCACCCACCCTGGGCCCTCTGCTGCCTCTGCCGAGCCCAGGTGCACGGGCTGAGGAAAGAGTGGAGTCTATTTGGTTCCCATTAGAAATAGCAGGGGGCTGGCAGTTTCATGATCATGTCACTCACGTGTGTGTTTGCACACGCCTGCACATGAAGGAACGCACGCCCCCTTGCACGCAGCGAGAGGAGAGTTGGGCAGTTTCCGCTCTCAGCAGCGCGGCCTCAGGCAGGTGCAGGGAGTGCCATGGTCTTAGAGGGTCCCCCCTGGGTCTGGGGCTGCAGGGGACCTGCCTGGAGGTCTTTCCATCGGGGCGAAGCAGGGCAGGGGCTGCCTCTGGGTCTGGCGATTCACCACTGCCCCGCTCAGAATGTGGGTGCAAGAGGCGGTGGGTGACCCCATGTGTGTGGGCACCGTGGGCACCAGGAGCCCTGACCTTTTCTGTCATGTTTCTGACCAGAGCCCGGAAACCTGGCTGGCGTCAGGCACATCATCCTGGTCCTCTCAGGAAAGGGGGGCGTTGGGAAAAGCACCGTCTCCACAGAGCTGGCCCTGGCACTGCGCCATGCGGGCAAGAAGGTGAGCGCCCTGCCCCTCACTGGGCGGAGCCCCGGGCAGCTGCCCACATCCCGGCGGAGGCCTGGCGGTGCCCTTGGCCTAGGCTGTGCCGCTCTTTGCAGGTGGGAATCCTGGATGTGGACCTGTGTGGCCCCAGCATCCCCCGCATGCTCGGGGCGCAGGGCAGGGCCGTGCACCAGTGCGACCGCGGCTGGGCACCCGTCTTCCTGGACCGGGAGCAGAGCATCTCGCTCATGTCTGTGGGCTTCCTGCTGGAGAAGCCGGACGAGGCCGTGGTGTGGAGAGGCCCCAAGAAAAACGGTAACGGCTGGGCGGCATGTCCGCTGTCCTGGTGAATGGGGTTAGCATAGGTGCCAGCCTTTGCTGTGGAAATGCTTCCTTTCGGCAGCCAGGCCTGTTCCTGGGGACCTGCACATGACACCCACGACCAGGCACAGGGCTCTGGCTGGCGGTGTGTCTCGAGTTGGGTCCGCGCTGCCACACAGCTGTCCCCAACTCCCGGTCGGAGGGAGTGGGGTCTGCTGAGATCCTGTCCACGGCATGCAGGGACCTGAAGCCCCAGTGTGGCAGGTCGTAGGAGCAGAGCTGAGGGGGTTCTGATGCCTCTGGAGCAGGTGGCATTAGACGCCCCCAAACGCAGGGAGAGGCTGGTGGGAGTGAGGCGCAGGCTCTGGGTGCACCAGTGGGGAATCCACCACGGAGAGTGTGGGTGCTCCCATGTGTGGGTACAGACCCCTGGAGGGTCCTGGCTCTGTGTTCTCATGTGGGGCCTCGGGGAGTCAGCGGGGGCTCTGTGGGCAGGGGCTGGACGCTGCAGAAAGGGACGCCTTAGATGGTCCTGGCCCCATCTTTGCACTCCTGCAGCGGCCCAGGGCCTCCCGAGAGCCTGTGATGGAGGCTGGCGGCAAGTGACACCTGATGGACTGCAGCCCCTCGGCCTGACCTGGCTGGTTCTTAGTGGCGCAGGGCCACGTGTGCAGACCTACCCTGCCCTGACCGCCCCGTCTGCCCCGTCTTTGCAGCGCTGATAAAGCAGTTTGTGTCCGACGTGGCCTGGGGGGAGCTGGACTACCTGGTGGTGGACACGCCCCCGGGGACCTCCGATGAGCACATGGCCGCCATAGAAGCCCTGCGTCCCTACCAGCCCCTGGGGGCCCTTGTGGTCACCACGCCCCAGGTACCGCCCCCGGGGGCCCTCGTGGTCACCACGCCCCAGGTACCACCGCGGCGCCTTCCCGAGTCCCTGCGGGCGGCTTCCCAGAGGGCTGGGTGGGTGTCCCTGCCTGTGCGCCTGGCCGACCGTGGCCTTGGCTCCTGTCCCACAGGCGGTGTCCGTGGGGGATGTGAGGCGCGAGCTGACCTTCTGCAGGAAGACCGGCTTGCGGGTGATGGGAGTCGTGGAGAACATGAGCGGCTTCACCTGCCCACACTGCGCAGTGAGTCCTGGGGGTTGCAGAGGGGGCGAGGCAGCATCTGACCGGTGGGGGCCTTGGACGGCGCTGGGCTCACCACCGTCTCCTAGGAGTGCACCAGCGTCTTCTCCAGGGGCGGTGGAGAGGAGCTGGCCCAGCTCGCCGGGGTGCCCTTCTTAGGTGAGTGTCCCGAGCTGGTGCCGGGGTCCCGGCCTCCCGTTCCATCTCTGCCCTGGGCGGGTTTGACCTCCGTGCCCCCAGTGcctgagggagaggaggggatgggAGCGGTTTCCTCCTCTCTTCTCGGGCCACACGCCACGCTGCTGCGACCTGTGGCTCCTCCACCCACACCCTTCTCAGGGCCCTCTTGGGTGGCAGGACCCGGCCTGCTGGGAGGGCCGCGGGTCTGGAGGTGGAAACCGTCTGGCAGTGCCTCAGTCCTCTCTATGGCCACGAGTGGTTCGGGTGCGTCCAGCTGAGACAATGGTGGCAGTGGAAGGTGCGGACATGGCGCCACCGCCTCCACTGTGCCCTGCAGGCTCCGTGCCCCTGGACCCTGCGCTCATGAGGAGCCTGGAGGAGGGCCACGACTTCATCCAGGAGTTCCCCGGGAGCCCCGCCTTCGCTGCACTCACCTCCATAGCCCAGAAGATTCTGGACGCGACGCCCGCCTGCCTCCCCTAAGGCCACCTTGCAGCCGCTTTCCAGGGCCACCGAGGGCTCTGCTCCAGCCtctcagagaaacagagaggcCTAGGTTCGGTTCCCGGGCCCTGCAGGAGCAGGCCCAGGCAGCATCAGCGGGAGAGCGTCTCCCCGACCAGCCCAGCCCTAGGATGTGTCGCACCAGCAGCTCTGCCTGGTTGGCCTGTGGCTGAGAGGACAGCTCGGGCCCTAGTGCCGTGGCCTGCGTGCTCTGCAGCTGTGAGACGGGGCGGCCTGGGCTCTCTTCCCATCATGTTTCCCACCTGTGCCCCTGGTAGCCGCGTGTCCACACAGCAGAGCGCAGGACTTCTGCAGTCCTCAGGTGACCCCGGGCCTCCAGCACCCTGGGGTCGCTGTCATCTGTGTTAAGCTCGGGGAGTGCCCCCTAAGGGGGCGAACTGATCTCAGGCATGTCTTTTAACTGTAGAGGACCCTACCATTAAACGCGTCCGCTGCTGTGGTGACAAGTCTGATGTTTCTAGAGTCTTCTGTCCTTCGGGGTCAGACAGCACTTGCTTCTGTAAGTTCCTGGGCTGGACTGGGCCAGGCCGGCAGGTTAGTTAGCTCCGTTGTC harbors:
- the NUBP2 gene encoding cytosolic Fe-S cluster assembly factor NUBP2 isoform X5 → MEGAAEPGNLAGVRHIILVLSGKGGVGKSTVSTELALALRHAGKKVGILDVDLCGPSIPRMLGAQGRAVHQCDRGWAPVFLDREQSISLMSVGFLLEKPDEAVVWRGPKKNALIKQFVSDVAWGELDYLVVDTPPGTSDEHMAAIEALRPYQPLGALVVTTPQVPPPGALVVTTPQAVSVGDVRRELTFCRKTGLRVMGVVENMSGFTCPHCAECTSVFSRGGGEELAQLAGVPFLGPSWVAGPGLLGGPRVWRWKPSGSASVLSMATSGSGASS
- the NUBP2 gene encoding cytosolic Fe-S cluster assembly factor NUBP2 isoform X7; protein product: MEGAAEPGNLAGVRHIILVLSGKGGVGKSTVSTELALALRHAGKKVGILDVDLCGPSIPRMLGAQGRAVHQCDRGWAPVFLDREQSISLMSVGFLLEKPDEAVVWRGPKKNALIKQFVSDVAWGELDYLVVDTPPGTSDEHMAAIEALRPYQPLGALVVTTPQAVSVGDVRRELTFCRKTGLRVMGVVENMSGFTCPHCAECTSVFSRGGGEELAQLAGVPFLGPSWVAGPGLLGGPRVWRWKPSGSASVLSMATSGSGASS
- the NUBP2 gene encoding cytosolic Fe-S cluster assembly factor NUBP2 isoform X2 produces the protein MEGAAEPGNLAGVRHIILVLSGKGGVGKSTVSTELALALRHAGKKVGILDVDLCGPSIPRMLGAQGRAVHQCDRGWAPVFLDREQSISLMSVGFLLEKPDEAVVWRGPKKNALIKQFVSDVAWGELDYLVVDTPPGTSDEHMAAIEALRPYQPLGALVVTTPQVPPPGALVVTTPQAVSVGDVRRELTFCRKTGLRVMGVVENMSGFTCPHCAECTSVFSRGGGEELAQLAGVPFLVEGADMAPPPPLCPAGSVPLDPALMRSLEEGHDFIQEFPGSPAFAALTSIAQKILDATPACLP
- the NUBP2 gene encoding cytosolic Fe-S cluster assembly factor NUBP2 isoform X6, with translation MEGAAEPGNLAGVRHIILVLSGKGGVGKSTVSTELALALRHAGKKVGILDVDLCGPSIPRMLGAQGRAVHQCDRGWAPVFLDREQSISLMSVGFLLEKPDEAVVWRGPKKNALIKQFVSDVAWGELDYLVVDTPPGTSDEHMAAIEALRPYQPLGALVVTTPQAVSVGDVRRELTFCRKTGLRVMGVVENMSGFTCPHCAECTSVFSRGGGEELAQLAGVPFLGSVPLDPALMRSLEEGHDFIQEFPGSPAFAALTSIAQKILDATPACLP
- the NUBP2 gene encoding cytosolic Fe-S cluster assembly factor NUBP2 isoform X4, which produces MEGAAEPGNLAGVRHIILVLSGKGGVGKSTVSTELALALRHAGKKVGILDVDLCGPSIPRMLGAQGRAVHQCDRGWAPVFLDREQSISLMSVGFLLEKPDEAVVWRGPKKNALIKQFVSDVAWGELDYLVVDTPPGTSDEHMAAIEALRPYQPLGALVVTTPQVPPPGALVVTTPQAVSVGDVRRELTFCRKTGLRVMGVVENMSGFTCPHCAECTSVFSRGGGEELAQLAGVPFLGSVPLDPALMRSLEEGHDFIQEFPGSPAFAALTSIAQKILDATPACLP
- the NUBP2 gene encoding cytosolic Fe-S cluster assembly factor NUBP2 isoform X1, with translation MEGAAEPGNLAGVRHIILVLSGKGGVGKSTVSTELALALRHAGKKVGILDVDLCGPSIPRMLGAQGRAVHQCDRGWAPVFLDREQSISLMSVGFLLEKPDEAVVWRGPKKNALIKQFVSDVAWGELDYLVVDTPPGTSDEHMAAIEALRPYQPLGALVVTTPQAVSVGDVRRELTFCRKTGLRVMGVVENMSGFTCPHCAECTSVFSRGGGEELAQLAGVPFLGECPELVPGSRPPVPSLPWAGLTSVPPVPEGEEGMGAVSSSLLGPHATLLRPVAPPPTPFSGPSWVAGPGLLGGPRVWRWKPSGSASVLSMATSGSGASS
- the NUBP2 gene encoding cytosolic Fe-S cluster assembly factor NUBP2 isoform X8, which gives rise to MLGAQGRAVHQCDRGWAPVFLDREQSISLMSVGFLLEKPDEAVVWRGPKKNALIKQFVSDVAWGELDYLVVDTPPGTSDEHMAAIEALRPYQPLGALVVTTPQVPPPGALVVTTPQAVSVGDVRRELTFCRKTGLRVMGVVENMSGFTCPHCAECTSVFSRGGGEELAQLAGVPFLVEGADMAPPPPLCPAGSVPLDPALMRSLEEGHDFIQEFPGSPAFAALTSIAQKILDATPACLP
- the NUBP2 gene encoding cytosolic Fe-S cluster assembly factor NUBP2 isoform X9, producing the protein MEGAAEPGNLAGVRHIILVLSGKGGVGKSTVSTELALALRHAGKKVGILDVDLCGPSIPRMLGAQGRAVHQCDRGWAPVFLDREQSISLMSVGFLLEKPDEAVVWRGPKKNALIKQFVSDVAWGELDYLVVDTPPGTSDEHMAAIEALRPYQPLGALVVTTPQVPPPGALVVTTPQAVSVGDVRRELTFCRKTGLRVMGVVENMSGFTCPHCAAPCPWTLRS
- the NUBP2 gene encoding cytosolic Fe-S cluster assembly factor NUBP2 isoform X3 translates to MEGAAEPGNLAGVRHIILVLSGKGGVGKSTVSTELALALRHAGKKVGILDVDLCGPSIPRMLGAQGRAVHQCDRGWAPVFLDREQSISLMSVGFLLEKPDEAVVWRGPKKNALIKQFVSDVAWGELDYLVVDTPPGTSDEHMAAIEALRPYQPLGALVVTTPQAVSVGDVRRELTFCRKTGLRVMGVVENMSGFTCPHCAECTSVFSRGGGEELAQLAGVPFLVEGADMAPPPPLCPAGSVPLDPALMRSLEEGHDFIQEFPGSPAFAALTSIAQKILDATPACLP